One genomic segment of Rhizorhabdus phycosphaerae includes these proteins:
- a CDS encoding sensor histidine kinase — protein sequence MDIGRFRGLIAIQEAIAREGGSLSAVLDAIVCELSVMPVANGAVIELLDGDQLVYAAASGASAHLVGMRLSLNSSLSGLSVLTGQPQRCDDSETDPRVNRQACRKVGLRSMIVVPIPHRGSMAGTLKYHAPTVAAFTEEDMLVAHLLVGPIAVGFSRIAEEDANRARKELQDIVSLKQQFVSTVSHELRTPLTSISGALGLLANGTAGELPDTASSLVDVAARNAGRLKRLVDDLLDLDRMDSGQLEYCYADADVGLLLRDVVAQNLPYASQAEVKLGLDLPAAPVMTRTDPDRLFQAVTNLVSNAAKFSPSGEVVRVSLRATDRSVLIRVSDNGPGIPEDFRARLFDRFAQSPHTRGLTRQPGTGLGLSIAKAIVTQLGGSLRLDESQTRGAAFEIELPLVPCAVGGRETV from the coding sequence ATGGACATCGGACGCTTTCGCGGTCTGATAGCGATACAGGAGGCGATCGCACGCGAGGGCGGAAGTCTGTCTGCTGTTCTCGATGCGATCGTCTGCGAACTGTCGGTGATGCCGGTGGCAAACGGGGCGGTGATCGAACTGCTTGATGGCGACCAGCTCGTCTATGCGGCGGCAAGCGGGGCATCGGCCCATCTGGTCGGAATGCGGCTCTCGCTCAATTCGAGCCTTTCCGGCCTCAGCGTGCTGACAGGACAGCCGCAGCGCTGCGACGATTCCGAGACCGACCCGCGGGTGAACCGCCAAGCCTGTCGAAAAGTAGGTTTGCGGTCGATGATCGTCGTACCCATTCCCCATCGCGGAAGCATGGCCGGTACGCTGAAATATCATGCGCCGACGGTGGCGGCCTTCACCGAGGAAGACATGCTCGTCGCGCATCTTCTGGTCGGGCCGATCGCCGTCGGATTCAGCCGGATTGCGGAAGAAGACGCCAATCGTGCCCGCAAGGAGCTCCAGGACATCGTCAGTCTCAAGCAGCAGTTCGTTTCGACGGTCAGCCATGAACTGCGCACGCCGCTCACCTCGATCTCCGGAGCACTGGGCCTGCTCGCCAATGGGACGGCGGGGGAATTGCCCGACACGGCGTCGTCGCTGGTCGACGTCGCCGCGCGGAACGCGGGACGGCTGAAGCGTCTGGTCGACGATCTGCTCGATCTCGATCGCATGGATTCGGGCCAGCTCGAATATTGTTATGCGGATGCGGATGTCGGACTTCTGCTCCGTGACGTGGTGGCGCAGAACCTGCCTTATGCCTCTCAGGCGGAGGTGAAGCTGGGTCTGGATCTGCCGGCGGCGCCGGTCATGACCCGGACCGACCCGGACAGGCTGTTCCAGGCGGTCACCAACCTGGTCTCGAACGCCGCGAAATTCTCGCCCTCGGGGGAGGTCGTACGTGTGTCGCTGCGTGCGACCGATCGATCGGTCCTGATCCGGGTCAGCGACAACGGGCCCGGTATTCCCGAAGATTTCCGCGCGCGCCTTTTCGACCGGTTCGCCCAGTCTCCCCACACGCGCGGCCTGACGCGGCAGCCGGGGACAGGCCTGGGGCTTTCCATCGCCAAGGCGATCGTGACCCAGCTGGGCGGATCATTGCGGCTCGATGAGAGCCAGACCAGAGGGGCCGCTTTCGAGATCGAACTCCCCCTCGTTCCGTGCGCTGTCGGGGGCAGGGAGACGGTCTGA
- the purH gene encoding bifunctional phosphoribosylaminoimidazolecarboxamide formyltransferase/IMP cyclohydrolase codes for MKTPTTPAPDQVKISRALLSVSDKSGLVELGQALAAWGVELVSTGGTAKALRDAGLEVKDVSDITGFPEMMDGRVKTLHPMVHGGLLSVRDDPEHARAMSDHGIGGIDLVVVNLYPFAQTVAKGAGRDEIIENIDIGGPSMVRSAAKNHAYVTIATDPADYAEIIATGGVTSFAMRKRFAAKAFAATAAYDGMISSWFAEVDQGETLPATMSIPVRLAETLRYGENPHQQAALYLPFGGGARGIAQATQIQGKELSYNNYNDADAALELVSEFRDGPPTVVIVKHANPCGVASADTLIEAYEAALACDSVSAFGGIIAVNRPLDGKTAEAISGIFTEVVAAPDADDDAKAVFAKKKNLRLLLTGELPDPARAGLTVKSIAGGMLVQSRDNGRITRDQLKVVTKRAPTEQELTDCLFAWTVAKHVKSNAIVYAKGGSTAGVGAGQMNRLESARIAAWKAKDAAEKAGWSAPRTIGSAVASDAFFPFADGLLAAVEAGATAVIQPGGSIRDAEVIAAADEAGLAMVFTGMRHFRH; via the coding sequence ATGAAGACTCCCACGACGCCGGCCCCGGACCAGGTGAAGATCAGCCGCGCGCTGCTTTCGGTGTCCGACAAGAGCGGTCTGGTCGAACTCGGCCAGGCGCTGGCGGCATGGGGCGTGGAGCTCGTCTCGACCGGCGGCACCGCCAAGGCGCTGCGCGACGCGGGCCTCGAGGTCAAGGACGTGTCGGACATCACCGGCTTTCCGGAGATGATGGACGGCCGCGTCAAGACCCTGCACCCGATGGTCCATGGCGGGCTGCTGAGCGTTCGCGACGATCCAGAGCATGCCCGCGCCATGAGCGATCACGGCATCGGCGGCATCGATCTCGTCGTCGTCAATCTCTATCCTTTCGCCCAGACTGTCGCCAAGGGCGCCGGGCGCGACGAGATCATCGAGAATATCGACATCGGCGGTCCGTCGATGGTCCGCTCGGCTGCCAAGAACCATGCCTATGTCACGATCGCCACCGATCCGGCCGACTATGCCGAGATAATCGCGACCGGCGGTGTCACCAGCTTCGCGATGCGCAAGCGCTTCGCCGCCAAGGCGTTCGCGGCGACGGCGGCCTATGACGGAATGATCTCTTCCTGGTTCGCGGAAGTCGATCAGGGCGAGACGCTGCCCGCGACGATGTCCATCCCCGTTCGCCTGGCGGAGACGCTGCGCTATGGCGAGAACCCGCATCAGCAGGCGGCGCTCTATCTGCCCTTCGGCGGCGGCGCGCGCGGGATCGCGCAGGCGACCCAGATCCAGGGCAAGGAACTCAGCTACAACAATTACAACGATGCCGATGCGGCGCTGGAGCTGGTCAGCGAGTTCCGCGACGGCCCGCCGACCGTGGTGATCGTGAAGCATGCCAACCCCTGCGGCGTTGCCAGCGCCGATACGCTGATCGAGGCCTATGAAGCCGCGCTCGCCTGCGACAGCGTGTCGGCATTCGGCGGGATCATCGCGGTCAACCGTCCGCTCGACGGCAAGACCGCCGAGGCGATCAGCGGCATCTTCACGGAGGTCGTCGCGGCGCCCGATGCCGATGACGACGCCAAGGCGGTCTTCGCAAAGAAGAAGAACCTGCGTCTGCTGCTGACCGGCGAACTGCCCGATCCCGCGCGCGCCGGTTTGACCGTCAAGAGCATCGCCGGTGGCATGCTGGTCCAGTCGCGCGACAACGGTCGGATCACGCGCGATCAGCTGAAGGTCGTCACCAAGCGAGCTCCGACCGAGCAAGAGCTTACGGACTGCCTGTTCGCGTGGACCGTCGCGAAGCATGTGAAGTCGAACGCGATCGTCTATGCCAAGGGCGGCTCGACCGCTGGTGTCGGTGCCGGCCAGATGAACCGACTCGAATCCGCGCGGATCGCGGCGTGGAAGGCCAAGGATGCGGCCGAGAAGGCTGGTTGGTCGGCACCCCGTACCATCGGGTCGGCGGTCGCATCGGATGCGTTCTTCCCCTTCGCTGACGGATTGCTCGCCGCAGTTGAAGCCGGTGCTACGGCGGTCATCCAGCCGGGCGGCTCGATCCGCGACGCGGAGGTGATCGCGGCCGCCGACGAGGCGGGGCTCGCCATGGTCTTCACCGGGATGCGCCATTTCCGCCACTGA